The DNA window AACTTGAGACGATTTTGAATACAATTCATATAAACTTGTATTTATAACCCTAATTTATTTATGATCAATGTTGATGTTACATTGTGTAATCAGAAAGACCAACTAAATGGTCGTCTCAACCACCGCAACACAAAAGATGATCAATGTTGAGTATCAATGTTCGTCAATCGACGTTGATGAAGGTGTTTGTTTCACTAGCATGCAACTTCAAGACGATAATAATATAATAGTCATGTTTTCATTATTTGATATGTATTTTGGTTAGTCTCAAGACATTTGATGAAATCTAAACATGTATCGTAAAGCCTATTTTAACTTGTTATGCATAGCCGATTTGAAGTCGAGGTAAAAGAAGATGGTTGTGTTAAGCGACCGACAACTAACGTATAATTATGTTAAATCTCTATGACATGAACTAAATTTGTAATAATGTGAATAGTAGGTCGTTGCTCGTAAGCAACATATTGTATGGCTCAAATATTATATCAAAAGAGCATGGGTTGTTGCATCGCTGCCTGAATGTCGTGAAAAATAAGCAAGTCTTATAACATTATCGTGAATGGGTATGGATAAATAAGTTAATTCTATTGtagttggttgaaaatatacatgttgaagaagtctcacattgattAGTTTTGTTAAGGAAGAGAGAGTCCAAGATTATATATAGGattcaaaaaaatttaagtgccacatcgcttagttttgtgaaggaagaggaaGTCCAAGACTATATATAGAATTCAAGTTTTTCGTTCCGAGATGTAACAGTCAAAAGTACTTTAACATTGtatttgactttttatattttctcttatactCTTATTTTAGAGTATTGCGAGGGGTagttaaatattttctttggagACTCCGTGTGTATTGGAGCCTTGCGGTGGTTGAGGGTAATTTATGTtataacaattttcacatagtgttatttGACAATGTTTGTGGCTTTTTCTTTAtgctttgttttttttctaacaagtggtatcaataGCCTTGGTTTGGTggagtataattttttttagtatgCTTTGTAGTTGCAGTTTTGGCTGATCTTTCACATCAGAAAAGAAATTGTATTCTCTGTGTTGgttgaaaaaaattgttttgccGCAAGAAAGGTTTTGGAAGCAATGTCAAGTTTTTCAAGTGCAGTGAAGATTGACTTATATAAATTGGTGGAAGAATTTTTTTGACTCGTGGAAAATTCAAGTCAAAGATgtatttatataatcaagattacaCAAGGTGCAATATTATGTCGGTGGTTGAAGAGCTTCCTGCCAACAAAGAAGTTACACCATAAGTTTTCAATCTAGTTTTTGACATGTGAAATTTTTGGAGTGGTttattttcaagtgaaatttattcttcatgataaagtatatgattgtcggtgatgataatgtgaaattcttgaagtggtttatcttcaagtgaaatatattcttcatgagagagtatgatagtttttaaaactatgattgtcggtgaagacaatgaaagctaatgtattatttttaatcaaggtggagattgttggggttggttcaaaatatatatgttgaagaagtcccacattgtttagttttgtgaaggaataGGGAGTCCAAGATTATATATAGAATTTAAGTTCTTTTCAGTCTCACgtcgcttagttttgtgaaggaataAGGAGACAAAGGCTATATATAGAATTCAAGTTTTTCGTTCTAAGATGTATCAATCAAAAGTACTTTAAActtgtatttgactttttatattttctcttatactCTTGTTTTAGAGTATTGTGAGGGGTAGTTAAATATTTACTTTGGAGAGAGAGTGTGTATTTGGTGAAGTCTTGGGTGGCTGAGGCTTGAGGGTAGTGTATGTATTGTAACCATTTACAtatagtgttattctctggttgtcaTTTGACAATGGTCGTAGTTTTTTATccggttttggagtttccacgttaatctcttgtgttgttattttgttcctcttttttctctatgCTTTGTTTTTTCCTAACAAGTTCATGAGAGTAGGATTTATTTTAGAACATGAAATATAAACACATTTATTGGAATATATATAGAAATATGGGATACTacggtaaaaaaaaaagaagaagagagttTTCAACGCAAAATCTAAGAGAGATGGTTCAAACAACCTAAAGGTAGTGTGAATGATATGTGGAACAATATGACATAAGATATTAGAAAAGTAGTTAAAGAGACGTTGAAAGATTCAAAAGATTTTGGACTTAATGGTAAGGAATCATGGTGCTTGGATGAGAATGTTCAAAGTAAAGTTAGATAAAAAGTATTTTAAAGAATAATCTAGGTGTAGAAGTTGCCGAAACTAGAGAAAATATAGACAAATTAAGAAAGAGACCAAGAAGGCGACAAATGTAGAAATAACTAAAGCTTTTGACGGATTATACCAATCTTTAAAAATTAGGGAGAAAAGTCTATATATAGAGTTGCTaagaaaatataaagaaagatAAGAGATTTGGATCGAGTAAAGTATGTTAAAGATGAATAAGGTAAAATCTTGGTATAGAAAAATGATATAAAGGATGCGTGAAAGAAGTATTTCTATAGTTTATTTAATGAGTGATATTATATCTCACTGGACTCTAACAGACTCTCGACATTAGAGAAGATGATCAAATAACACTAAGACGGACAAGTCAGACAATATACCTACCGAAGTGTGAAAAATTCTTAAGGATTGAGACATTGAGTAACTCtccaaactttttaaaaaaattataaggtcaaagtaaattttgaataaatGGAGAAGAAGCGTTATAGTTACAATTTGTAAGAACAAAGAGGATATACAAAATTGTACAAATTATAGGAGTATTAAACTGATGAGTCATACCATGAAATTATGAGAATAAGTGATCAAACAGAGACTAAAAAAGAGACTTAAGTTACAGATAATCAATTTGATTTTATGCTTGGGAGGTCGACTATGAAAACAATCAATCTACTACGAAAATGTGATGGAGTAGTATTAGATGGACCAACAAAACTTGCACTTAATTTTCATTGGCTTGAAGAAGGCGTATGATAAAGTGCATAAAGAGATTTTGTGAAAAATcgtgaagaagaaagaaaggaAGTTAGGGTAGTTTATATTCGGGTTATTCAAAATCTGTATGAAGGAGTATCGACTAGTGTGTAAACACGTGATGAAGCGACGAACGATTTTTCCATTATAATAAAATTGCACCAAGGTTTAATCCTAATCCTTTATATTTTTACTCAAATTTTGGACGTACTCACGAAACACATTCAAGACCTGACACTGAGATGTAAGCTTTTTGTATATGATATAATATTACTTAAAGAATTGACAGATGATTTAAATATGAGATTGGAGACGAGCCTTAGAAATACATGACTTCCGTCTAAGAAGAAGTAAGACAAAGAATATGAAATATGGAATGTGAGTTTACTAAAGAGAAGCGTTTCTAACTTATAGGTTAAATTTGAATACCATATTATACCATAAGTGACAcgatttaaatattttggattcGTAATACaaaagaatgaagaaataaaAGGAATGTAAACCATCAAATTCAAGCTGGGTGACTGAAATGGAGGAGGACCACGATAATTTTATGTAACAAAAAAGTACCTCTCaagctataattttttttatcgaaCATCGACAAGATATGAGATGTTGTACGAGGCATAATGTTGAGCAGTTAAAAATCAATACGAGAATAAAATAAGTGCAGTAGAGATGAAGATATTGCGTTGGATGTGTAGTAAGACTAGATAAGATAAAATTCAAAATGACAATATTAGAGAATGTTGAAAATTGCACATATAATATAAAAGATGATGAAAGATAAACTTAAGTGATTTGTACATGTAGATAGAAAACATGTAGATTAtattataaaaagaataaattaGATGAAAAGAATCAAACAATTATAGGTAAATGAAAATttagaaaaactataagagaataatattaagaaattTAATTCAAGTAATCAACCCCGCTTAATAGGATAAAATTGTATTGGTatagttgttgttgtttatgATCGCATGTGTTTGTGTTTAATTGACACTTATTATTTTAAGTTGATGTGCTGTTAGTATTGTTAATGTGTTGTGctgcaaaatttaatttaaatgaaaCAGTTTATTATATTTGTTTGAATTCTAAAATCTTAACTTCAAAAACATGCTCCAAACAATACAATCCAAataacatttttaaattattcaaaAGCTCTTGGAGTATTGATTAAGAAGGAGCGAATTTCACAAAAtctcatatatttttttacttataaaATTAGCCCATAATCAGTGTAGGATTGGATTTGCAATAATTAGTCCTCTTTAGCTTTTAATCCCTCTCCTAAAGAAGTAAAGAGCTGTTTTAACCCCTCTTGTAAAAATCAATTAGTCCAAATACACCATTCTAGACACACCCATTCAGATACGGTTTTCTCCTAACACATTTGTTGGGAGGTAGAAACAACAAAatgggagacaaaaccaattattttaaaaatgaaaggGAGAAGTACTATCTGAATCTTGTATAATTGTTTGTCAAGAAGTTAAATGGAACGAGGAATCTAATTATTCAAGCATTACCTCAAAAAGGTTAAACTAGCCTTGCCTAACATAACAAGGATTGAACTCAATAAAAAATAACCAGAAATTGAGGAGGACTACATTTGCCCAAAATTGTGAAGAGGAAATATTCACTTGTGTAAGGTATTGCCGCTGAAGTATCTAATAATTATACAAATGTCTTCAAATGAACATGACATGCAGAGTATTTCTCCAACAACATTCTTTTATATTTACCAGGCTCACTAAATTGATTAATCATACCTTTAGAATTAATAAAGAGCTTTAATGAGTAAAGCAAGTATTAGTTGGTGTTATCATCTCTTAAAGTGAGTTGAGCAACCAAATTAAGTAGAAATttctgaaaaaaattaaaatagtaaaataatataaacaataacATCTAGTGTTGCAATCACTTTTCTTGATGTTCCTCTCACAAAGAGACAATCTTTTTCTTTCACAGGGGTGAGTTTTTTATGCCCTTTCAAAATTGCTGGTGATAATTATGCTTCATTTTTAGTAAAGAACAATAGGAACAATGCTTAGAGCAGTTTACCTGAGTtttatccttattcaaaacttaAGCCTATACCTGTTCCCTGAACTCTACATTGCACTATCTTCTGTACTAAATTCCTGTTCCCTTCTTCACTGTAAGAGCTACCTTCCATATCAGAGCAACTTGAATCGTCTAAAGGCAAGTGGACCATTGTTTCTTTGATCAAACGACTATCCGCCTCTGACCACCGAAGGCCGCTGTGCAGGGGTCAACTTCCGAAATGCAGCATGCAGTATCACACCTACATGTATATGTTTTAAGCAAAAACTTAAGAATCCAATAATAAGAGGACTAAGGTGTGAGAGTTGAAAGAACAAATATAGACTCACCTGCATAGCTGACACTTATGGCACAGAAGAGAGCCATTTGAACATTGGAAAATATTAGAATAACTGCTGTTGCTGCAAAAGATGAGATTCAGAAACATGAGTTTTCAGTTAACCTTATGAACATCATCAAGCTACGGATATCTTTCCAGTATCCACACGCAAAGCACCACACgttataaaaacaaaagaaaacatacACAGGATGCCATATGAATTCAGCCCAAGACACTTGCAAGAAAAAAATCATGAGGCTAACTACATAACAGATTAAAAAAAGAATTAGACAGGCATAGGAAGAGAGCAGGCATATTTATTACCAAAATAAGAGAGCAAGGGAATTTTCTTCTCCCTTCTTTCTGTGAGGTGGAAAGAGTATTCGATTCAATCGAAAGTTCAAGGCAAGGTACAGGAAGCACATGCCCATTAGTCATTAGATGCTATTGTTTTATCACATCCTCAATAAGACTATGGCAAAATCCACAGGTTTTGTGTTTGTAAAGCCAATTGAAAACCAGTTCATCTGTGAAGAATATAAGGCCCCGAGGTAAAGGGATTGAAAGCTTGAGAGAAAATAATTCTTCAAGAGTAACATGTGTTATTAAAAGATAGTGATGACAGGATATTGATCATACTATGGCGATAAAACTAATTCTTCAAGAACCAACTATAACAATTAATTGTAACAGATAAACAGAATCACGACTAACACAAACTAGCAATTGTTCCTCTATTATCATCATACTATGGCGATAAAAAGAAGAAACCAagataacaaaacaaaaacaaaacaacacagataACATCCTCCTATAAGAAATTACTATTACTCACCAAATTGGGCAAGTCGAAGCAAGCACTGCCGAATGACAGGATATTGATCCAATCCCCATCTCTCAGTAAAGAACTTGAAGAAATCCCACAATGCCAAACATGATATCAACCCAACAAGAGCAAGTGGCATTTTATACCTGCAACCATCAAGAacaaaaaaacacagttttataCACAAAATCAAAGAGTCAAGTAGAAAAAATCACCAATTAACCCTAAAATTGTAGGCATAAACAATTCCATTCTCAAAATTAACCATACTTAAAAAATAAACCCTACAATTGAAACCATCAATCACATTAGTCCTATAAATGGTAAATCTATTTCAATATAATTAAGCACCTGAAATTGCCAAAAagtgatttatttttaattcaatttcatGTTGTAACAAGAAAGAGATTAATTGATTAAGAAAGGAATGAAGAGAGTGCTTACAGTGAAGAAGCAAAGAAAACGACGAAAAGATAAGCGTAGTTACGAGCATAGCGCTTAACATTCTCATGAACGCGGAAGCGAGCTTGTGAAGGATTCGAAGGAAAGGAATACGACGACGGGGAGCCGACGAAGGAGCGTGACCAGGAAGGAGTGTCGCCGGAGAAATCATCGGCGATGAGTTTGGCGAAGGGATTGAGAGTGACGAAGGATAAGAGGGTTAGGATTCGGGAGGAGATGGAAGTTACGGGAGCTAATGGGGAGGAGTTGGAGTCGACGGCGGTGGTTGCTTCGGCGGCGGCGGTGGTGCGTTGGTCGATGATTTCGAGGTAGCCGGTGTCGCGAAGCCAGGATTCGAAGGCGGGTTCGGGAACGCTTAGCGCGAAAGGGTTGGAAGAAAACACCATATCTCTATTATTCCCTCTATGCCAACAAACGCTATTGTTGGCTTGTTGCTAATTTTCTATTgctccttttctttttttgtgcGCTTAATGATTcttttaagaaataaaatatttgatataGTCGTGACCGAAACTTAATTCGCATTaaatttaagaaataaaatatttgatacattttaaaaataataataattgtttaaaaataattttaatatatgacCTATTTTATGgattaatatttgttattttaattttt is part of the Vicia villosa cultivar HV-30 ecotype Madison, WI linkage group LG2, Vvil1.0, whole genome shotgun sequence genome and encodes:
- the LOC131647857 gene encoding PRA1 family protein H-like, which encodes MVFSSNPFALSVPEPAFESWLRDTGYLEIIDQRTTAAAEATTAVDSNSSPLAPVTSISSRILTLLSFVTLNPFAKLIADDFSGDTPSWSRSFVGSPSSYSFPSNPSQARFRVHENVKRYARNYAYLFVVFFASSLYKMPLALVGLISCLALWDFFKFFTERWGLDQYPVIRQCLLRLAQFATAVILIFSNVQMALFCAISVSYAGVILHAAFRKLTPAQRPSVVRGG